A single region of the Rhodococcus sp. W8901 genome encodes:
- a CDS encoding alpha,alpha-trehalose-phosphate synthase (UDP-forming) produces the protein MAELSELSNSSEGAAGADSDDAERGGSDFVVVANRLPVDLEKLPDGTTRWKRSPGGLVTALEPILRNNKGAWVGWPGVPDVDLEPIVEDGLDLYPVRLSSQEVADYYEGFSNATLWPLYHDVIVKPEYRREWWNAYVEVNRRFAEATSEAAAEGATVWIQDYQLQLVPKMLRMLRPDLTIGFFLHIPFPPVELFMQMPWRREIVEGLLGADLIGFHLPGGAQNFMFLARRLAGQQTSRGTVGVRSKLGVVQVGFRTVRVGAFPISIDSGKLDELSRRKSIRDRAKQIRKELGNPKHIMLGVDRLDYTKGIDVRLDALYELLNEGRVDPADTVMVQLATPSRERVESYVQMRGAIEQTVSRINGEYAEVGRPVVHYIHRPIGRDELIAFFVAADVMLVTPLRDGMNLVAKEYVACRSDLGGALLLSEFTGAAAELRQAFLCNPHDLDDVKDKMEEALNQNREDGRRHMRALRRQVLAHDVDRWARSFLDALSRQGVAGAALLPADGEYTE, from the coding sequence GTGGCTGAGCTCTCGGAATTATCGAACAGTTCCGAGGGCGCTGCGGGCGCCGACTCCGATGACGCGGAGCGCGGAGGATCCGACTTCGTCGTCGTCGCAAACCGTCTGCCGGTCGATCTCGAGAAGCTGCCGGACGGCACCACGCGCTGGAAGCGCAGCCCCGGCGGTCTCGTCACGGCCCTCGAGCCGATCCTGCGCAACAACAAGGGCGCCTGGGTGGGCTGGCCGGGCGTCCCCGACGTGGACCTCGAGCCCATCGTCGAGGACGGCCTCGACCTGTACCCCGTGCGGCTGAGCTCGCAGGAGGTCGCGGACTACTACGAGGGCTTCTCCAACGCCACCCTGTGGCCGCTGTACCACGACGTCATCGTCAAGCCGGAGTACCGGCGTGAATGGTGGAACGCCTACGTGGAGGTGAACCGGCGCTTCGCCGAGGCCACGTCCGAGGCGGCCGCCGAGGGTGCCACCGTCTGGATCCAGGACTATCAGCTGCAGCTGGTGCCGAAGATGCTGCGGATGCTGCGCCCCGATCTGACCATCGGCTTCTTCCTGCACATCCCGTTCCCGCCGGTCGAGCTGTTCATGCAGATGCCGTGGCGGCGCGAGATCGTCGAGGGACTGCTCGGTGCCGACCTCATCGGCTTCCATCTGCCCGGCGGCGCACAGAACTTCATGTTCCTCGCGCGCCGTCTCGCCGGCCAGCAGACCTCGCGCGGCACGGTCGGTGTGCGGTCCAAGCTCGGCGTCGTCCAGGTCGGATTCCGCACCGTGCGGGTGGGCGCCTTCCCGATCTCCATCGACTCCGGCAAGCTCGACGAGCTGTCCCGGCGCAAGTCGATTCGCGACCGCGCCAAGCAGATTCGCAAGGAACTCGGCAACCCCAAGCACATCATGCTCGGCGTGGACCGCCTCGACTACACCAAGGGCATCGACGTCCGACTCGACGCGTTGTACGAGCTGCTCAACGAGGGCCGGGTCGATCCGGCCGACACCGTCATGGTGCAGCTCGCCACCCCCAGCCGGGAGCGTGTGGAGAGCTACGTCCAGATGCGTGGTGCGATCGAGCAGACCGTCAGCCGCATCAACGGCGAGTACGCCGAGGTGGGCCGCCCGGTGGTGCACTACATCCACCGGCCCATCGGCCGCGACGAGCTGATCGCGTTCTTCGTCGCCGCCGACGTCATGCTCGTGACGCCGCTGCGTGACGGCATGAACCTCGTCGCCAAGGAGTACGTCGCGTGCCGCAGCGACCTCGGCGGCGCCCTACTGCTCAGCGAATTCACCGGCGCCGCAGCCGAACTCCGCCAGGCCTTCCTCTGCAACCCCCACGACCTCGACGACGTCAAGGACAAGATGGAGGAAGCACTGAACCAGAACCGGGAGGACGGCCGACGCCACATGCGCGCCCTGCGCCGCCAGGTTCTCGCGCACGACGTCGACCGGTGGGCCCGATCCTTCCTCGACGCACTCAGCCGGCAGGGCGTCGCCGGGGCGGCTCTGCTGCCCGCGGACGGCGAGTACACCGAATAG
- a CDS encoding ABC transporter ATP-binding protein codes for MSAPERQLLPIASASESWRWLRGELGRRKGLATLTLLVGLIAAAAAVVPVYVFGVLVDRVREGAPASTIVGVVAVITAAAIVAGALTGLGSYLIARLGEGTLARLRERVVARALRLPIPTVERVGKGDLLSRVGDDVSVIGKAVADVVPGLVSALLLVVLSMVAMVGIDWRLGLAGMVALPMYALALRWYLPRSGPLYAEERVAMGRRSQALISSMQGVRTVRAYGLEDRHLADIDRASAEARDVAVGVFGLFTRFAGRGNRAEFVGLAVILAVGFALVKQDVVTVGQTTTAALLFHRLFNPIGTLLFTFDEVQSAGASLARLVGVLRIPESDDEGRTTDPADASLELVDVRHGYDDDHEVLHGVSVRIEPGERVALVGSTGAGKTTLAALAAGSLLSTSGAVRLGGVPIADLGDRLRRHVAIVSQEVHVFAGPLIEDLRLARPDATVDDVTAALDAVGALVWVRALDAGLDTVVGEGGHALTAAQAQELALARLVLADPPVAVLDEATAEAGSAGARELERAADAATRGRTTLVVAHRLTQAAAADRVVVLEHGRIVEQGTPAELVSAGGRYAQLWAAWEGAGSGEQLGAQGVDGLLIDT; via the coding sequence ATGAGCGCCCCGGAGCGGCAGTTGCTGCCGATCGCGTCGGCCTCGGAGAGCTGGCGCTGGCTGCGCGGCGAACTGGGCCGGCGCAAGGGCCTGGCGACACTGACCCTGCTCGTCGGGCTGATCGCGGCGGCGGCCGCGGTGGTCCCGGTGTACGTGTTCGGTGTCCTCGTCGATCGGGTGCGTGAGGGCGCCCCGGCGTCGACGATCGTCGGGGTCGTCGCCGTCATCACGGCCGCCGCGATCGTGGCGGGCGCGCTCACCGGGTTGGGTTCGTATCTCATCGCGCGCCTGGGCGAGGGCACGCTGGCGCGGCTGCGGGAGCGGGTGGTGGCGCGGGCGCTGCGGCTGCCGATCCCGACGGTCGAGCGCGTCGGCAAGGGGGATCTGCTCTCCCGCGTCGGCGACGACGTCTCGGTGATCGGCAAGGCCGTCGCCGACGTCGTGCCGGGGCTGGTGTCCGCGCTGCTGCTGGTGGTGCTGAGCATGGTGGCGATGGTCGGCATCGACTGGCGGCTGGGTCTGGCCGGGATGGTCGCGCTGCCGATGTACGCGCTCGCGCTGCGCTGGTATCTGCCCCGGTCGGGCCCGCTGTACGCCGAGGAGCGCGTCGCGATGGGGCGGCGCTCGCAGGCGCTGATCAGCAGCATGCAGGGTGTGCGCACGGTCCGTGCGTACGGCCTCGAGGACCGTCATCTCGCGGACATCGACCGGGCGTCGGCGGAGGCGCGTGATGTTGCCGTCGGGGTGTTCGGGCTGTTCACCCGCTTCGCGGGGCGTGGCAACCGAGCCGAGTTCGTGGGACTGGCGGTGATCCTCGCGGTCGGGTTCGCGCTCGTGAAGCAGGACGTTGTCACCGTCGGTCAGACCACCACCGCGGCCCTGCTGTTCCATCGTCTGTTCAACCCGATCGGCACGCTGCTCTTCACGTTCGACGAGGTGCAGTCGGCCGGCGCGAGTCTCGCCCGACTGGTGGGCGTGCTGCGGATCCCGGAGTCGGACGACGAGGGCAGGACCACCGACCCTGCCGATGCGTCACTCGAGTTGGTCGATGTGCGGCACGGCTACGACGACGACCACGAGGTGCTGCACGGCGTGAGCGTGCGGATCGAGCCGGGGGAGCGGGTGGCGCTGGTCGGTTCCACGGGCGCCGGCAAGACGACGCTCGCGGCGCTGGCGGCCGGTTCGCTGCTCTCGACGTCGGGCGCGGTGCGGCTCGGCGGCGTGCCGATCGCCGACCTCGGGGACCGGCTGCGGCGTCACGTCGCGATCGTCAGCCAGGAGGTGCACGTGTTCGCGGGCCCGCTGATCGAGGACCTGCGGCTGGCCCGGCCGGACGCGACCGTGGACGACGTCACCGCCGCACTCGACGCGGTCGGGGCGCTGGTGTGGGTGCGCGCGCTCGACGCCGGCCTCGACACCGTCGTCGGCGAGGGCGGCCATGCGCTGACGGCGGCACAGGCGCAGGAGCTGGCACTGGCCCGGTTGGTGCTGGCCGATCCGCCGGTCGCGGTCCTCGACGAGGCGACCGCGGAGGCCGGCAGCGCCGGCGCCCGCGAACTCGAACGGGCCGCCGATGCCGCGACCCGGGGTCGGACGACGCTCGTGGTGGCGCACCGGCTGACCCAGGCGGCGGCCGCCGACCGCGTCGTGGTGCTCGAGCACGGCCGGATCGTGGAACAGGGCACTCCCGCCGAATTGGTCAGCGCAGGTGGCCGTTACGCACAGCTGTGGGCGGCCTGGGAGGGCGCCGGTTCAGGCGAGCAACTTGGTGCGCAGGGCGTCGACGGTCTGCTGATCGACACCTAG
- a CDS encoding HNH endonuclease: MARISPNAVTARTWMNTHVRVLNVTYEDFDVVPAARAIVLIAEGLAVTLVERTPRFVVRSQHVAFPLPCTIQLLEYVHTPPRPVVDDDSRAAFPAILVRDHYRCAYCGRTGARTVDHVFPRSRGGGDTYDNLVAACADCNGRKADRTPEEAGMPLLWIPRAPREDLKRQRAIWRDLTPTA, translated from the coding sequence ATGGCCCGTATATCCCCCAACGCAGTCACCGCGCGCACCTGGATGAACACCCACGTTCGGGTGCTCAACGTCACGTACGAGGACTTCGACGTAGTACCAGCAGCGCGCGCAATCGTGCTGATCGCCGAAGGGCTCGCCGTCACGCTGGTCGAGCGCACCCCGCGATTCGTGGTGCGCTCCCAGCACGTCGCGTTCCCGCTCCCGTGCACGATCCAGCTGCTCGAGTACGTCCACACACCGCCGCGTCCGGTCGTCGACGACGACTCCCGGGCCGCGTTCCCGGCGATCCTGGTGCGCGATCACTACCGGTGCGCGTACTGCGGCCGGACCGGCGCTCGCACGGTCGACCACGTGTTCCCCCGCAGCCGCGGCGGTGGAGACACGTACGACAACCTGGTCGCAGCGTGTGCGGACTGCAACGGCCGCAAGGCGGACCGGACCCCCGAAGAAGCCGGCATGCCACTGCTGTGGATCCCCCGGGCGCCGCGCGAGGACCTCAAGCGTCAGCGTGCGATCTGGCGCGATCTGACCCCGACGGCGTGA
- a CDS encoding WhiB family transcriptional regulator: MTTVILADLLPVTDDSDDWDVAACRGDKHPDRWFPDPSEPLDYAASVCACCPIAAACGDYAVATHQSGVWGGREYRRGTMVR, from the coding sequence ATGACCACCGTGATCTTGGCCGATCTGTTGCCGGTCACCGACGACAGCGACGACTGGGATGTCGCCGCCTGCCGCGGCGACAAGCACCCTGACCGCTGGTTCCCGGACCCGAGCGAGCCGCTCGACTACGCCGCCAGCGTCTGCGCATGCTGCCCCATCGCGGCCGCGTGTGGCGACTACGCCGTGGCCACCCACCAATCCGGTGTGTGGGGCGGACGGGAGTACCGGCGCGGCACCATGGTGCGGTAG
- a CDS encoding ABC transporter ATP-binding protein: protein MAGGTAVLRRTLARNRARLIAGTVLVSLHQVAETAVPIAIGVIVDRAIETGDVTAVVVWLAALAALFVVLTSAWRFGARFIVVAVQQEAHRLRVEVAGRILDPRGVRTDLRAGELLTVSTSDADREAWILDVVPRVAAALTALIASAIALLWIDVPLGLAVLIGTPVVLGLLQLAAPLITRRVTAQQETTARAVGMATDLVSGLRPLRGIGAEATAARRYRDVSRGALAATMRAAKATGVFVGVSTTVSALLAVAVAGFAGWFALDGRISVGELITVVGLAQFISEPLGMLARVPGYYANARASADRLALVLDAEPLLPTGTVEPSGASDVRLRSVAYWSLDGVTLDVAPGELLGIVAYRPEDAEALAEVLSGQVPPDRRAGEVRIGGVDVTELGLVHARRTILVEPHHTDLFAGTVHSNVTAGAADADHDVVQHVLRASAAVDVVDAHPDGLDHEVADRGASLSGGQRQRVALARALAAQAPVLVLHDPTTAVDAVTEHAIADGIAAGRHGGTRAHSTILITSSPALLSVTDRVVVLADGRSAAEGTHAGLSATDENYRKAVLR, encoded by the coding sequence ATGGCAGGTGGTACCGCGGTGCTGCGCCGCACGTTGGCACGGAATCGTGCGCGTCTGATCGCGGGCACGGTCCTGGTGAGCCTGCATCAGGTGGCGGAAACGGCGGTGCCGATCGCGATCGGCGTGATCGTCGACCGCGCCATCGAGACCGGCGACGTCACCGCGGTGGTGGTGTGGCTGGCCGCGCTCGCCGCGCTGTTCGTGGTGCTGACGTCGGCGTGGCGTTTCGGTGCCCGATTCATCGTCGTCGCCGTCCAGCAGGAGGCGCATCGCCTCCGCGTCGAGGTCGCAGGACGGATCCTCGATCCGCGCGGGGTCCGCACCGACCTGCGGGCCGGTGAACTGCTGACGGTGTCCACGTCCGACGCGGACCGCGAGGCCTGGATCCTCGACGTGGTCCCGCGCGTCGCGGCCGCGCTCACCGCGTTGATCGCGTCGGCGATCGCGCTGCTGTGGATCGACGTTCCGCTCGGACTGGCGGTGCTGATCGGCACCCCCGTCGTGCTCGGCCTGCTGCAATTGGCGGCGCCGTTGATCACCCGTCGGGTGACGGCCCAGCAGGAGACCACCGCGCGGGCGGTGGGCATGGCGACCGATCTGGTCAGCGGTCTGCGGCCGCTGCGGGGCATCGGCGCGGAGGCCACCGCCGCGCGGCGCTACCGCGACGTCAGCCGCGGCGCGCTGGCCGCGACGATGCGGGCCGCGAAGGCGACCGGTGTGTTCGTCGGGGTGTCGACGACGGTCAGCGCGCTGCTCGCGGTGGCGGTGGCCGGGTTCGCGGGCTGGTTCGCGCTCGACGGCCGCATCTCGGTCGGCGAGCTGATCACCGTCGTCGGCCTGGCGCAGTTCATCTCGGAACCGCTCGGCATGCTCGCGCGGGTGCCCGGCTACTACGCGAACGCGCGGGCGTCGGCGGATCGTCTCGCGTTGGTGCTCGACGCCGAGCCGCTGCTGCCGACCGGGACCGTCGAACCCTCCGGCGCGAGCGACGTGCGGCTGCGGTCGGTCGCGTACTGGTCCCTCGACGGCGTCACCCTCGACGTCGCACCGGGCGAGCTCCTCGGAATCGTCGCGTACCGGCCCGAGGATGCCGAGGCGCTCGCCGAGGTCCTGTCGGGGCAGGTGCCGCCCGACCGTCGCGCGGGCGAGGTGCGGATCGGCGGCGTCGACGTAACGGAGCTGGGGCTCGTGCACGCGCGCCGCACGATCCTCGTCGAACCTCACCACACGGATCTGTTCGCCGGCACCGTGCACTCCAATGTCACGGCCGGGGCCGCGGACGCCGACCACGACGTCGTGCAGCACGTGCTGCGGGCGTCGGCCGCCGTCGACGTCGTGGACGCGCATCCGGACGGTCTCGATCACGAGGTGGCCGATCGGGGCGCGAGCCTGTCGGGTGGTCAGCGGCAGCGGGTCGCGCTCGCCCGGGCGCTGGCGGCGCAGGCCCCGGTGCTGGTGCTGCACGATCCCACCACCGCGGTCGACGCCGTGACCGAACACGCGATCGCCGACGGCATCGCGGCCGGCCGTCACGGTGGCACCCGCGCGCACTCGACGATCCTCATCACCAGCAGCCCGGCTTTGCTGTCCGTCACCGACCGCGTGGTGGTCCTCGCGGACGGCCGCAGCGCCGCCGAGGGCACCCACGCCGGGCTGTCGGCCACCGACGAGAACTACCGGAAGGCGGTGCTGCGATGA
- a CDS encoding condensation domain-containing protein, producing MTGLSVTAAQSRILIAQQPDPQSPAHNLSLVVEVAGPIDLDRTAEAIRRTVSHAEALHVRFRAGEDGTPRQVPVPADAWPLDVVDLREAADPEAAAQAWMDRDARTRVDVAGADALFAHALLRLADDRTVWYQRYHPALVDGYGIALLVADTVARYDDPDLESNAGEWALRDLVDADRDYRGSARFAADRDYWLAEVLGSPEPPKLCAGATDASASPESTTVHIDAGIADALSAFAADVGIRRSRLPMALLVAYLHRITGLGDLTVSVPIAARVGRGIRRTPGAVSTVLPVTFHVDPDATVGELARAIDVRLVAALRHGRFPGGDLEREVQAIDPDRRVFGPGINSMMFEHPPALGGSPAGVRDLVTGPVRDLDFSILGGGDGEPVRIDLRVPAGRRADLLRHQDRLVHFLSQFFADPMATVGTLDPMTDDDRSPALVPADGSGPVPLAPSQRLHWLRHRAAGRSARADHALALHFAGSVDPEHLSRALDDVIDRHAPLRTVFATDGREVLASDGPRPRLEVIEIGDDDLQRRVHGLAQLRIDLTEEAPVRLHLVCDDAGRQVLLLTMHYLAVDDRSVGLLLADLLSAYAARSGGGRPQWAPLEVAYPDYALWQDRLLGDPADPDSRHARQLDYWRNRLSDMPTRLHLPAPAGVREPRRETIRVEIGAALRDGIDRLADRTETSTFMVLQAALATILTRHGAGNDIPIGSLVAGRTEDALTGLVGCFSNLVVLRTDTSGSPRFDELLSRIRASNLEALDHRDVGFAYVAAELGGRAGTRYPQVLLVHDEQPRVDAPDGVLDGLLPVPVGMPSAELTLGFREPAGAGPVHAYFEFSTGVLDRDTVERWAREVPVLLEVVTDAEARA from the coding sequence ATGACCGGCCTATCGGTGACCGCTGCGCAGTCCCGGATCCTGATCGCACAGCAACCGGATCCGCAGAGCCCCGCACACAACCTGTCGCTTGTCGTCGAGGTCGCCGGTCCGATCGATCTGGATCGGACCGCGGAGGCGATCCGCCGCACCGTCTCCCACGCCGAGGCGCTGCACGTGCGGTTCCGGGCGGGGGAGGACGGCACGCCGCGGCAGGTGCCGGTCCCGGCCGACGCCTGGCCGCTCGATGTGGTCGACCTGCGCGAGGCCGCCGATCCGGAGGCGGCGGCGCAGGCGTGGATGGACCGCGACGCCCGCACCCGCGTCGACGTCGCCGGGGCCGACGCGCTCTTCGCGCACGCGCTGCTGCGGCTCGCCGACGACCGCACCGTCTGGTACCAGCGCTACCACCCCGCCCTCGTCGACGGTTACGGGATCGCGCTGCTCGTCGCCGACACGGTCGCCCGCTACGACGACCCGGACCTCGAATCGAATGCGGGGGAGTGGGCGCTGCGCGATCTGGTCGACGCCGACCGCGACTACCGCGGCTCGGCCCGGTTCGCCGCGGACCGCGACTACTGGCTCGCCGAGGTCCTCGGATCGCCCGAGCCGCCGAAGCTGTGCGCCGGTGCCACCGACGCGTCGGCGTCCCCCGAATCGACGACCGTCCACATCGACGCCGGCATCGCGGATGCGTTGTCCGCGTTCGCCGCCGACGTCGGTATCCGCCGCAGCCGGCTGCCGATGGCGCTGCTCGTCGCCTACCTGCACCGCATCACCGGACTGGGCGACCTCACGGTGTCCGTGCCGATCGCCGCCCGCGTGGGACGCGGGATCCGTCGCACGCCGGGCGCCGTGTCGACGGTCCTGCCGGTGACGTTCCACGTGGATCCGGACGCCACCGTCGGCGAACTCGCCCGCGCGATCGACGTCCGACTGGTGGCGGCGCTGCGCCACGGCCGCTTCCCGGGCGGGGATCTCGAGCGCGAGGTCCAGGCGATCGACCCGGACCGCCGGGTGTTCGGCCCCGGCATCAACTCCATGATGTTCGAGCATCCGCCCGCGCTGGGCGGTTCGCCCGCCGGCGTTCGCGACCTGGTCACCGGGCCGGTCCGCGACCTCGACTTCTCCATCCTCGGCGGCGGGGACGGTGAACCCGTCCGCATCGATCTGCGGGTTCCCGCTGGGCGGCGCGCCGACCTGCTCCGGCACCAGGATCGGTTGGTGCACTTCCTGTCCCAGTTCTTCGCCGACCCCATGGCCACGGTGGGCACGCTCGACCCGATGACCGACGACGACCGCAGCCCCGCGCTGGTCCCGGCGGACGGGTCCGGGCCGGTCCCGCTCGCGCCGTCGCAGCGCCTGCACTGGCTGCGGCATCGCGCGGCGGGCAGGTCGGCCCGTGCCGACCACGCGCTGGCGCTGCATTTCGCCGGATCGGTGGATCCCGAGCACCTGTCCCGCGCGCTGGACGACGTCATCGACCGGCACGCCCCGCTGCGGACGGTGTTCGCAACGGACGGGCGGGAGGTGCTCGCGTCCGACGGCCCGCGACCGCGCCTCGAGGTGATCGAGATCGGTGACGACGACCTGCAACGCCGGGTCCACGGACTGGCGCAACTGCGGATCGACCTCACCGAGGAGGCGCCAGTGCGGCTGCACCTCGTGTGCGACGACGCCGGACGGCAGGTGCTGCTCCTCACGATGCACTACCTGGCGGTCGACGACCGGTCGGTGGGTCTGCTTCTCGCGGACCTGTTGTCCGCGTACGCGGCTCGATCCGGTGGCGGCCGTCCGCAGTGGGCGCCGCTCGAGGTGGCGTACCCGGACTACGCCCTCTGGCAGGACCGGTTGCTGGGCGATCCCGCCGACCCGGACAGCAGGCATGCCCGGCAGCTCGACTACTGGCGGAATCGGCTGTCGGACATGCCTACCCGGCTCCACCTACCGGCCCCGGCCGGTGTCCGCGAGCCCCGGCGCGAGACGATCCGGGTCGAGATCGGCGCGGCGCTGCGCGACGGCATCGACCGCCTCGCGGACCGGACGGAAACCAGCACGTTCATGGTGCTGCAGGCGGCGCTCGCCACGATCCTCACGAGACACGGTGCGGGGAACGACATCCCGATCGGTTCGCTGGTCGCGGGTCGTACGGAGGACGCGCTCACCGGCCTGGTCGGGTGCTTCTCCAACCTGGTGGTGCTGCGTACCGACACGAGCGGCTCGCCGAGATTCGACGAGTTGCTCTCTCGCATTCGAGCGTCGAACCTCGAGGCTTTGGATCATCGGGATGTCGGATTCGCCTATGTTGCAGCCGAACTCGGTGGTCGGGCGGGCACCCGCTACCCGCAGGTGCTGCTCGTCCACGACGAGCAGCCCCGGGTCGACGCCCCCGACGGTGTCCTCGACGGACTTCTGCCGGTTCCGGTCGGGATGCCCTCGGCGGAACTGACACTCGGCTTCCGCGAGCCTGCGGGCGCAGGTCCCGTGCACGCGTACTTCGAGTTCTCCACGGGAGTTCTCGATCGGGATACCGTCGAGCGATGGGCGCGAGAGGTGCCGGTACTGCTGGAAGTGGTTACGGACGCCGAAGCGCGGGCCTGA
- a CDS encoding SidA/IucD/PvdA family monooxygenase translates to MRITARFFEKQDQFGWHQGMLLDGATMQIASPEGPGHVP, encoded by the coding sequence GTGCGGATCACCGCACGCTTCTTCGAGAAGCAGGATCAGTTCGGCTGGCACCAGGGCATGCTGCTCGACGGCGCCACGATGCAGATCGCGTCTCCCGAAGGACCTGGTCACGTTCCGTAA
- a CDS encoding MbtH family protein, which yields MSTNPFDDEDGRFYVLVNDEDQHSLWPTFSEVPQGWRIVFGEDSRQACVEYVEKNWTDMRPKSLREAMEQDQKNAGK from the coding sequence ATGAGCACCAATCCGTTCGACGACGAAGACGGCCGCTTCTACGTGCTGGTCAACGACGAAGACCAGCACTCACTGTGGCCCACATTCTCCGAGGTCCCGCAGGGCTGGAGGATCGTTTTCGGTGAGGATTCGCGTCAGGCATGCGTCGAATACGTCGAGAAGAACTGGACCGACATGCGGCCCAAGAGCCTGCGTGAGGCGATGGAGCAGGACCAGAAGAACGCCGGGAAGTAG
- a CDS encoding tyrosine-protein phosphatase codes for MGSTRSVRSAVNRLLLLVVGVLALVAPAFVAPLASAEPATEPTTAIRLEGAKNFRDIGGYETSDGKRVRTGLVFRSNRLSSLTDADQAALTAANVTLDVDLRNMWERKDDPDRIPEGVRYQVADVVSFEHGIAFHEFVPLTLGRALIDAAVNGSSDIGQSIGYPFMVTYRGSDVAFRDLLTAIAGNTDGATVYHCSAGKDRTGWGTAVLLTLLGVPKETVYADFLASNTYLGRSDAVEKSWLDASFAQVNRLYGSVENYVRKGLGVDQQTVDALRTKLLA; via the coding sequence ATGGGATCGACACGCTCCGTCCGCTCCGCCGTCAACCGCCTACTGCTGCTCGTGGTGGGCGTGCTCGCCCTGGTGGCGCCGGCCTTCGTCGCTCCGCTCGCATCCGCCGAACCGGCTACCGAGCCCACCACCGCGATCCGCCTCGAGGGCGCGAAGAACTTCCGCGACATCGGCGGCTACGAGACGTCCGACGGCAAGCGGGTCCGCACCGGCCTCGTGTTCCGCTCGAACAGGCTCAGCTCGCTCACCGACGCGGATCAGGCCGCGCTGACCGCCGCGAACGTCACGCTCGACGTGGACCTGCGAAACATGTGGGAGCGCAAGGACGACCCCGACCGGATCCCCGAGGGCGTCCGCTATCAGGTGGCCGACGTCGTCTCGTTCGAGCACGGGATCGCATTCCACGAGTTCGTGCCGCTCACGCTGGGCCGCGCGCTGATCGACGCGGCGGTCAACGGATCGTCCGACATCGGCCAGTCCATCGGCTACCCGTTCATGGTCACCTACCGCGGCTCCGACGTCGCGTTCCGCGACCTGCTGACGGCTATCGCCGGCAACACCGACGGCGCCACGGTCTACCACTGCAGCGCCGGCAAGGACCGCACCGGCTGGGGCACCGCGGTGTTGCTGACGCTGCTCGGGGTCCCGAAGGAGACGGTGTACGCCGACTTCCTCGCCAGCAACACCTACCTCGGACGCTCCGACGCCGTCGAGAAGTCCTGGCTCGACGCCTCTTTCGCGCAGGTGAACCGGCTGTACGGCAGCGTCGAGAACTATGTGCGCAAGGGGCTAGGTGTCGATCAGCAGACCGTCGACGCCCTGCGCACCAAGTTGCTCGCCTGA
- a CDS encoding alpha/beta fold hydrolase encodes MPIATINGIPLNYQVKGDGDLVVMIMGTGSPGRVWDLHQVPALLSGGYRVCTFDNRGIAPSGESVDGITIEDLVADTAGLIELLGGGPAHVVGTSMGARVAQELALARPELVRKAVFLAGHSRMDQFQRTLNEGERELEDAGITLPSKYRAAVTAVMNLSPATLADQHAARDWLDVFEFSGGKTSAGVRAQLAMDRDFDRADAYRGITRPCLSVGFADDRMIPAYLSKELADAIPNAVYQEIPDTGHYGYLERPEAVNKVVLDFLAD; translated from the coding sequence ATGCCCATCGCCACCATCAACGGGATTCCTCTGAACTACCAGGTCAAGGGTGACGGCGACCTGGTCGTGATGATCATGGGCACCGGAAGCCCCGGCCGGGTGTGGGACCTGCATCAGGTTCCGGCCCTGTTGTCCGGGGGATATCGGGTGTGCACGTTCGACAACCGTGGGATCGCCCCGTCTGGGGAGAGCGTCGACGGCATCACGATCGAGGACCTGGTGGCCGACACGGCGGGGCTGATCGAACTGCTCGGCGGCGGCCCCGCGCATGTCGTCGGCACGTCGATGGGTGCCCGTGTGGCGCAGGAGCTGGCGCTCGCGCGTCCGGAGTTGGTGCGCAAGGCGGTGTTCCTTGCGGGCCACTCCCGGATGGACCAGTTCCAGCGGACCCTCAACGAGGGCGAGCGCGAGCTCGAGGATGCCGGGATTACGCTGCCGTCCAAGTACCGCGCCGCCGTCACGGCCGTCATGAACCTCTCGCCCGCGACGCTCGCGGACCAGCATGCCGCGCGGGACTGGCTCGACGTCTTCGAGTTCTCCGGCGGCAAGACGTCGGCCGGTGTGCGGGCCCAGCTCGCGATGGACCGCGACTTCGACCGGGCCGACGCCTACCGCGGCATCACCCGTCCGTGCCTGTCCGTCGGATTCGCGGACGATCGGATGATTCCGGCCTACCTGTCGAAGGAACTCGCCGACGCCATCCCGAATGCGGTGTACCAGGAGATTCCGGACACGGGGCACTACGGTTACCTCGAGCGTCCCGAGGCCGTGAACAAGGTGGTTCTGGACTTCCTGGCGGACTGA